A window of the Cannabis sativa cultivar Pink pepper isolate KNU-18-1 chromosome X, ASM2916894v1, whole genome shotgun sequence genome harbors these coding sequences:
- the LOC115707048 gene encoding zinc transporter 4, chloroplastic: MLFLEELWQFLSLGGFVDKTRLSAGFFLQTVSESMANSTCQSGESDICRDESAALGLKLIAIASILIAGVGGIAIPLIGKHRRLLRTDGSLFVAAKAFAAGVILSTGFVHMLSGGSEALSNPCLPKFPWSKFPFCGFFAMVAALLTLLVDFVGTQYYERKQGKKTRPNGEEQSRVGSGEDEAGIVRVGSKEWNGKVFGEEEGGGMHIVGMHAHAAHHRHSHGQEQGACDGHVTEVGHGHGHGHGHGHGFGDGDEEGGVRHVVVSQVLELGIVSHSVIIGLSLGVSQSPCTIRPLIAALSFHQFFEGFALGGCISQAQFKTLSTTIMACFFAITTPMGIGIGIAIASFYNPHSTGALVTEGILDSLSAGILVYMALVDLIAADFLSKRMSCNFRLQVVSYFMLFLGAGLMSLLAIWA, translated from the exons ATGTTATTCCTCGAG GAGCTTTGGCAGTTTCTTTCCCTCGGTGGATTCGTCGACAAAACTCGTCTCTCCGCAG gtttttttttgcAGACCGTATCGGAATCAATGGCGAATTCGACTTGCCAAAGCGGCGAATCAGATATCTGTAGAGACGAATCAGCCGCTTTAGGACTCAAACTCATAGCCATAGCTTCGATTCTCATTGCCGGTGTGGGAGGAATCGCCATTCCCTTAATCGGAAAACACCGCAGATTGCTCAGAACCGACGGAAGCCTCTTCGTGGCGGCGAAAGCATTCGCCGCCGGCGTGATTCTCTCGACTGGGTTCGTTCACATGTTATCGGGCGGGTCGGAGGCTTTATCGAATCCTTGCTTGCCCAAATTCCCTTGGTCGAAATTCCCATTCTGTGGATTCTTCGCCATGGTTGCTGCTTTGCTAACCCTTCTCGTCGATTTCGTCGGAACTCAGTATTACGAGCGGAAACAGGGGAAGAAAACCAGGCCAAACGGAGAAGAACAGAGTCGGGTCGGGTCGGGCGAGGATGAGGCGGGTATTGTTCGGGTCGGGTCGAAGGAGTGGAATGGGAAAGTGTTTGGGGAAGAAGAAGGTGGTGGTATGCATATTGTGGGTATGCATGCGCACGCGGCTCACCATAGACATAGTCATGGTCAGGAGCAGGGGGCATGTGATGGGCACGTGACTGAGGTCGGGCACGGGCACGGGCATGGACACGGGCATGGGCATGGGTTTGGTGATGGGGATGAGGAAGGTGGTGTTAGACACGTCGTCGTTTCACAG GTTTTGGAACTTGGGATAGTATCACATTCAGTTATAATAGGTCTATCACTTGGAGTTTCACAAAGTCCTTGTACAATAAGACCCTTGATCGCCGCGTTATCGTTCCATCAATTCTTCGAGGGATTCGCGCTCGGGGGCTGCATCTCTCAAGCACAATTTAAGACCCTTTCAACCACAATCATGGCTTGTTTCTTTGCCATTACAACTCCAATGGGGATCGGGATAGGTATCGCCATTGCCTCGTTCTACAACCCACACAGTACGGGAGCGTTGGTCACCGAAGGGATATTGGATTCTTTGTCAGCCGGGATTCTTGTGTACATGGCTTTGGTGGACCTCATTGCAGCTGATTTCTTAAGCAAGAGAATGAGCTGTAATTTTAGGCTACAAGTAGTCTCATATTTTATGCTTTTTCTTGGTGCTGGTTTAATGTCTTTACTTGCAATTTGGGcttaa